TGTGCCTGCTGATAGTAATGCCTCGGAGGCAGAAGAGCAAGCACCGTGGGCGTGAGAAACGCCGCCAGGCACGCATGGAGACCAAGGATCTCGGGAATGCTCAGGctgctgccacccccacccctacttcTGGGAGTACGCCCCCAGGCTCCCCACCTGCCGGTGCGGGCCAGAAGCCTCAGGGAGCTGCAGCCACTAGCTCTCCTGTTGCAGGGGCTTCATGCCCAAGATCTAAAGCACGTGGCAGGGGCCAAGTTGAGGAACGTGAAAATTCTTCCCGGGCCTCAACCTCTGTTAAGACCGCTCCTCTAGATCCTCTGACCGAGAAGGCAGGAGTGTTGGTCAATTTCCTGCTTGATCAGTTTAAGATGAAAGAGCCCATTAGGAAGATAGATATGCTGAATCTTTTTCACAAAAGGTACAAGACACGCTTCCCCGAGATCCTCAGGAGAGCAGCTAAATGCATGGAGCTGTCATTCGGTCTTGAATTGAAGGAAGTCAAGCCAAATGGTTACTCCTACACCGTGGTCAGCAAGATAGGCCTCATCAGTGATGAGGTGCTGAGCAGCAGCTGTGAGGTGCCGAAGAATGGGCTTCTGATGCCTCTGCTGAATGTGATCTACGTGAATGGCAACCGCGCCTCTGAGGCTGATGTCTGGGAGTTCCTGAATGTTCTGGGCATCTATGATGGAAAGCAGCATGTAATCTTTGGGGATCCCAGGAAGCTCATCACGGAAGAGTGGGTGCAGCAGAATTACCTTGTGTATCGTCAGATTCCCGACAGCGATCCCCTGAGCTATGAGTTCCTATGGGGCTCAAGAGCCTACGCTGAAACCAGCAAGATGAAGGTGCTGGAGTTTTTGGCCAAGATCAGTAGTACCATCCCCAGTGCTTTCCCGTTCCATTATGCTGAAGCtttgggagaagagaagagatcCCGAGGCAGATCTCTAGTTAGGTCTCGTGGTGCTGCCAGGGCCACTGCCCGCTCCAGGGTCCCACCCAGAGATCCGTCCAGTGCCCAGTGAGTTCTCAGGCGGCAGCTTCACTTTGTTTGACCAATACTGCCAACCTTTCAAGAAGTGAGAGGCTAAAGTAGGGCTGGAAATGTCAATACGTATCTTCTTTGTGTTCCTGTTTTACACTATTACCTTTCAAACGTTGTTTCATTTCCTAGCATGTTTGTTTAGATTCAGAATCCAAATTTACGAATGACATGGATCACAGATTTGTTGTTGTCTGTCAGATCTAAGAGTAAGAGTTTTGGTACTGTGTAGTGTAATTCAGAAAATCCTTCATCTTTTGGGGATCCAGAACAAGATAACATAGCTTTGGAATAGTAATTTTCTTGGAAATGTGAAAGAACGTTGTAGTTTTAAAACAGATGAAAACGAAGTAAGCTGTAGTCAAGTTTTGATTTATGTTATTCACCTTTATCTCTCTATAACATTCAGTAGTACCCTTAGCGATATATTTAGATGTTGTTAGCTTATTCATGAATGccaataaaaacaataagaaacTACATTCCTTGCTTGGTGGCTCCTTTATTCCCATCTTTACTTGAGCATCTGCTCTTCAGAAGGTTCTGTGCTGGTGGGGTGATGCAAAGATAAAGGAGACCCTGTACCTGCCTGTAGATGTCTTGTGTATATGAGCAGTGATTCCATAAGGAAGGTGGTGTGATGATCTAAGACAAGTGACAAAAATCAGGGAGGAtgctggggagggagttgggatgAGAGCAGTGAGGTATAAATTCTCTCAGCCTTTATTCTCTTAAACCAAAACTTTGAGGTTTGGTATTTTGGCCAAGGTCAATGGTAACACCCCCAGTGCCTTCCCACCCGATTATGAAAAGGCTCTGAGAGAGGATGACGAGAGAGCCCGAGCTGCAGTCAGGGTTTATAGTCCTGCCAAGGCCAGTGTGTGCTCCAAAGTCACGTCTAGCAGTCCCTCCAGCCCCTAGTCAGGCCTGAGGCAACTATTTCACTGCGTTCGACCAACACTCCCAACCTTTTAAGTTGTGAGAGGCTAAGGTGGGGCTGGAAAGCTAATCATAATATACATCTTCTTTGTCTTCCTGTTCCTTCCTGGGAGGTCATTTTAAGTTGGCTGCgtggtgggctggatgaacctGTGATAATGGTGAGCCGGGCCCAGATCCCCAGATGGTGGGCCTCAAAGTTGGGAGGCTGAGACAAATGAGAAGCTTCCCTGAACAGTTACCCTGAGATTGTGAGTCAACCAGAGGGAATCTCCACCTGGGGGAAAGAACAGATGGTGTCCAGTGCTCCTGCCCCAGTGCAGGTGAACACAGTCCACAAACCAGGTGTTTGATGCATATTACTCTCTCCTTTGTGATGGGATGTTGAGACGTCACCGTACTGGCACTCTGGGCCCTGAACGGAAGAAGCCCCAGCACACTCCAAACATGAGGGTATCTCGAGTGTAATCTAGTAGACCTCCTGAGCGGGGCTAGATTTTAGTGGTGGTGAAATACATGAAAATCGGGGTGTTTTGTCGGGAGGGCTTTGGGAGGCAGGGGAATTACTGGTCCTTGACACACATTCTATAAGGTTTTGCATTGCATCCTGGTAAAACACTTGCCTCTAAATTCAATAACATATTCTCTGATAGAGAAAATTTACTTAGGAttacttgtttagttgctaagtcgtgtctgactcattgtgggcccatggacagtagcctggcaggctcctctgtccatggaactttgcaggcaagaatactggagtggattgccaattccttctccaggggatcttcacaacccagggattgaactgacatCTGgttgtcaggtagattctttaccactgagccaccggggaagccctactAAGCAGTTTGATTGACTTAGCTTTCTTTGTTTAGAAGACCACATAGTCTCTAGTTTCTCCAGGGTAAAGAAAAATTCCCATAGTGAGGTAGAATCCATAGAGTAGAAATTCCCATAGATTTTCTTCTGGTGTGAAAATAAGCATCATTACACCTAAACTTTGCCAGCTGCAGTGCCAGGTGCTTTGCACAAGCTACATATGTTCTGATACTTCTGTTAGACAAGGCTTATCAAATTCACTTAGCAGACAAAGAACTTCTATTCTCCAGGCTGATAAAGTGACGGAACTGAGTGTAGAGCCTGGTCTGAATTGCTCTAGAGTCCATAATGCTTCACTCCTCCCAGTCTGAGGCTGACATATTGTCAGTTCATTTCTCTTCACACTGCCTGGTCACAATCCCCCTGCCTGGCCGTGATCCCCCTCGCTATGGGGGGATACGAGAGCACTCCTGTGGGGTCTGAGAGCCGCTATGGAAACCAGCAAGGTAGAAGCCCTGGAGTTTTTGGCCAAGGTCAACTATACTGTCCCCACTGCATTCCTGCCCCCATTATCAGGCGACTTGGAGAGAGGACGTAGAGAGCACTGGAGCCagggctgcagccagggctggtaATTCTACCTCAGGCAGTGATGGCCCTTCTGTGGCCAGTGCCCAATCCATGGCCGCATCCAGCCACTCGTTTCACCTCTAGTGTGGTCTGAATCTGATCTTCACTTTGTGATCAGAAAAGCCTGTCAACCTGTGTTCCTGATATGCGTCAATAACTTTTTGACTTATCCTTTTCTTGCGGGGGGTGAGGCGGTAattttcaagtgattttcttttcaGTACTAAGTTTATTTAGATTCAAATCATAAGCTTATGAATGACATGGGGTCACACACTTATTGCTGTTTACCAGACTTAGAAATAAGaattttgctttctgaaatacaaactgaaaaattttaaatcatctgTGTGATCCAGAGCAAGATTACATGGCATTGGAATAGGGGTATCCTTGGTAATGTGAAAAACCCCACACTAAGATAggataagaagagaaaaaaaatttaaagtggttcagttatggGTCTAGCTTACTGTATTCAGTCTCTCATTCCTAAATTTCAAAGATACATACCTTTTAAATTTTGGAGCATATATAACTTTTGCATTTAGGATATacttaaattattaaagaaaatgtgggtttatgaaaatgtaaagtgatgcagccactatggaaaacagtatagatgctcataaaaaaattgaaaatagaactaccatgtgatctgGCAAGTCTACTCCTGGAAATTTAGCTGAAAGAAATGAAGCCAACACCtggaaaagatatctgcaccccccATGTTCATTGAAACATTA
This genomic interval from Bos indicus x Bos taurus breed Angus x Brahman F1 hybrid chromosome X, Bos_hybrid_MaternalHap_v2.0, whole genome shotgun sequence contains the following:
- the LOC113886944 gene encoding melanoma-associated antigen B1-like, which gives rise to MPRRQKSKHRGREKRRQARMETKDLGNAQAAATPTPTSGSTPPGSPPAGAGQKPQGAAATSSPVAGASCPRSKARGRGQVEERENSSRASTSVKTAPLDPLTEKAGVLVNFLLDQFKMKEPIRKIDMLNLFHKRYKTRFPEILRRAAKCMELSFGLELKEVKPNGYSYTVVSKIGLISDEVLSSSCEVPKNGLLMPLLNVIYVNGNRASEADVWEFLNVLGIYDGKQHVIFGDPRKLITEEWVQQNYLVYRQIPDSDPLSYEFLWGSRAYAETSKMKVLEFLAKISSTIPSAFPFHYAEALGEEKRSRGRSLVRSRGAARATARSRVPPRDPSSAQ